In Aquila chrysaetos chrysaetos chromosome 2, bAquChr1.4, whole genome shotgun sequence, the following are encoded in one genomic region:
- the HEY2 gene encoding hairy/enhancer-of-split related with YRPW motif protein 2 isoform X2 codes for MKRPCEETTSDSDMDETIDVGSENNYSGQSNSSVIRSNSPTTTSQIMARKKRRGGSAKLEKAEILQMTVDHLKMLQATGGKGYFDAHSLAMDFMSIGFRECLTEVARYLTSVEGLDTSDPLRVRLVSHLSTCASQREAAAMTSSMAHHHHHHPLHPHHWAAAFHHLPAALLQPNGLHASDAAPCRLSSDVPPHGSALLTATFAHADAALRVPSAGSVAPCVPPLSTSLLSLSATVHAAAAAATAAAQSFPLSFTGAFPMLPPSAAAAAAVAAATAITPPLAVSATASPQQAGSGGGNKPYRPWGTEVGAF; via the exons ATGAAGCGACCTTGCGAGGAAACTACCTCAGACAGCGACATGGACGAGACTATAGACGTGGGGAGTGAGAACAACTACTCGGG GCAAAGTAATAGTTCTGTCATTCGATCAAATTCCCCAACAACAACATCTCAGATTATggccagaaagaaaagaagaggg GGATCTGCCAAATTAGAAAAAGCGGAAATACTGCAAATGACAGTGGATCATCTGAAGATGCTGCAGGCGACGGGAGGGAAAG GTTATTTTGACGCCCATTCCCTGGCCATGGATTTCATGAGCATTGGTTTCCGGGAGTGCTTGACAGAAGTCGCGAGGTACCTGACGTCGGTGGAAGGTCTCGACACGTCCGACCCCCTGCGCGTTCGACTCGTCTCCCACCTGAGCACCTGCGCCTCTCAGAGGGAAGCCGCCGCCATGACCTCCTCCATggcccaccaccaccaccaccaccccttgCACCCCCACCACTGGGCGGCCGCCTTCCACCACCTCCCGGCGGCTCTGCTGCAGCCGAACGGACTCCACGCCTCCGACGCCGCCCCGTGCAGACTCTCCTCCGACGTCCCCCCCCACGGCTCCGCGCTGCTCACCGCCACCTTCGCCCACGCCGACGCCGCTCTCAGAGTCCCCTCCGCCGGCAGCGTCGCTCCCTGCGTCCCTCCTCTCTCTACCTCCCTCTTGTCCCTCTCGGCCACCGTtcacgccgccgccgccgcggctaCAGCCGCCGCCCAGAGCTTCCCCCTCTCCTTCACCGGCGCCTTCCCCATGCTTCCCCCcagcgcggccgccgccgccgccgtggcCGCGGCGACGGCCATCACCCCTCCGTTGGCCGTATCGGCCACCGCCAGCCCTCAGCAGGCTGGCAGCGGGGGCGGCAATAAACCCTACCGACCCTGGGGGACCGAAGTCGGAGCCTTTTAG
- the HEY2 gene encoding hairy/enhancer-of-split related with YRPW motif protein 2 isoform X1 has translation MKRPCEETTSDSDMDETIDVGSENNYSGQSNSSVIRSNSPTTTSQIMARKKRRGIIEKRRRDRINNSLSELRRLVPTAFEKQGSAKLEKAEILQMTVDHLKMLQATGGKGYFDAHSLAMDFMSIGFRECLTEVARYLTSVEGLDTSDPLRVRLVSHLSTCASQREAAAMTSSMAHHHHHHPLHPHHWAAAFHHLPAALLQPNGLHASDAAPCRLSSDVPPHGSALLTATFAHADAALRVPSAGSVAPCVPPLSTSLLSLSATVHAAAAAATAAAQSFPLSFTGAFPMLPPSAAAAAAVAAATAITPPLAVSATASPQQAGSGGGNKPYRPWGTEVGAF, from the exons ATGAAGCGACCTTGCGAGGAAACTACCTCAGACAGCGACATGGACGAGACTATAGACGTGGGGAGTGAGAACAACTACTCGGG GCAAAGTAATAGTTCTGTCATTCGATCAAATTCCCCAACAACAACATCTCAGATTATggccagaaagaaaagaagaggg ATTATAGAGAAAAGGCGCCGTGATCGTATAAATAACAGTTTATCAGAGCTGAGGCGGCTTGTGccaactgcttttgaaaaacaa GGATCTGCCAAATTAGAAAAAGCGGAAATACTGCAAATGACAGTGGATCATCTGAAGATGCTGCAGGCGACGGGAGGGAAAG GTTATTTTGACGCCCATTCCCTGGCCATGGATTTCATGAGCATTGGTTTCCGGGAGTGCTTGACAGAAGTCGCGAGGTACCTGACGTCGGTGGAAGGTCTCGACACGTCCGACCCCCTGCGCGTTCGACTCGTCTCCCACCTGAGCACCTGCGCCTCTCAGAGGGAAGCCGCCGCCATGACCTCCTCCATggcccaccaccaccaccaccaccccttgCACCCCCACCACTGGGCGGCCGCCTTCCACCACCTCCCGGCGGCTCTGCTGCAGCCGAACGGACTCCACGCCTCCGACGCCGCCCCGTGCAGACTCTCCTCCGACGTCCCCCCCCACGGCTCCGCGCTGCTCACCGCCACCTTCGCCCACGCCGACGCCGCTCTCAGAGTCCCCTCCGCCGGCAGCGTCGCTCCCTGCGTCCCTCCTCTCTCTACCTCCCTCTTGTCCCTCTCGGCCACCGTtcacgccgccgccgccgcggctaCAGCCGCCGCCCAGAGCTTCCCCCTCTCCTTCACCGGCGCCTTCCCCATGCTTCCCCCcagcgcggccgccgccgccgccgtggcCGCGGCGACGGCCATCACCCCTCCGTTGGCCGTATCGGCCACCGCCAGCCCTCAGCAGGCTGGCAGCGGGGGCGGCAATAAACCCTACCGACCCTGGGGGACCGAAGTCGGAGCCTTTTAG